The Pigmentiphaga aceris DNA segment GGTGAAGGTTCCGGCCGGAATCGACGGATTGCGGCGAATGTCGCTCAAGGTCACCTGGGTGGACTGTCCGAAGGAATCGAACAGGTCCAGCCGTGCAGGCAAACCGTCTTTGAAGCCGATCTCCACTTTCGAGAATCCGGCATCAGCGCTGCGCGGCACGGCTTCCAGCCAGTCCAGGCCATCGCGGGCCGGCAGTTCTTTCACCGTGAATGATTTTTCCAGATCGCCGTTGCCAAACAGAATGGCAGCCGGTGACGCGCCCACGGCGGCGTCGGTCTTGCGCACGCTGACCTGGTTCAGGTCGGGGTCGAACTGGAACAGTTCACGCCCGTCGGACACGATGCGTTGTTCAAACGGCTTGGTCACGCGCCAGTCGAATTTTCCAGGGCGCTGGAATGCAAACTGACCGGACTGCGCAGGTTGCGCACGGCCAGTACTGGCACGGGTTTGCTGGCTGAACGCACCCGACGCTGACTGTGTGTCGCGTGCAAACGCGCGCAGTTGCTCAACGGCACCTGCGGCATGCGCACCCAGCGGGGCAGCGATGGCCAGTGCCAGCAGGGCACCGCGCACAACGGACCCAGAAAACGCAGCAGAAACAGCAGAGATAACGCGCATATGTATTCCGTTTTGACGTCGCGGCCCAGGACGGGCGCGCTGAAAAATGCTTGGCTGGCTGCCTGAAGAAACAACCGCGATGCCAGAGCACCTTCAATTCAGTGTAAAAGTCAGCGCCCCGGACAACCGTGAAGATTCAGGTCGATAGATGTTCAAACCGTTGCAGACGCAAGCACCGGTGCGCTGAAGCGTCTGCAACTCAACCCACCCGCAGGCTCAAGCCTCTTCCTGCTGCTTGGGTGCCAGGATTTCGCGGTTGCCGTTGCTTTGCATCGATGACACCAGACCCGATTGCTCCATCTGCTCAAGCAGGCGAGCCGCCCGGTTGTAACCGATGCGCAAATGGCGCTGCACCAGCGAAATCGATGCCCGACGATTCTTCAACACCACTTCGACCGCCTGGTCATACATGGGGTCGGCTTCCGCATCGGCAACACCCGTAACGGCATTCAGCCCGTCACCGGTTTCGCCTTCGCCCGCGCCATCCAGAATGCCGTCGATGTAGGCAGGTTCGCCCTGCGCCTTCAACTGCTCGACCACGCGGTGCACTTCTTCGTCAGACACGAACGCACCGTGTACCCGTGCCGGCAGCCCGGTGCCAGGCGGCATGTACAGCATGTCACCCTGACCCAGCAGTGCTTCCGCCCCCATCTGGTCAAGAATCGTGCGCGAATCGATCTTCGACGACACCTGGAACGCAATCCGCGTCGGAATATTCGCCTTGATCAGACCGGTGATCACGTCCACGCTTGGGCGCTGGGTAGCCAGAATCAGGTGAATACCAGCCGCACGCGCCTTCTGCGCCAGGCGGGCAATCAGTTCTTCGATCTTCTTGCCCACCACCATCATGAGGTCGGCCAGCTCGTCGATCACCACCACGACCATTGGCAGTTCAGTCAGCGGTTCAGGGTCGTCGGGCGTCAGCGAGAACGGATTCTTGATCGGCTCTTCTTTCTTGATGCCTTCCGCAATCTTGCCGTTGTAGCCAGACAGGTTGCGCACCCCCAGCTTGCTCATCAGGCGATAGCGCTTTTCCATCTCGCCCACACACCAGTTCAGTGCGTTGGCGGCCTGGCGCATGTCGGTCACCACCGGAGCCAGCAGGTGCGGAATGCCTTCGTAGACGCTCATTTCAAGCATCTTCGGGTCAATCATGATCAGGCGGACCTGCTTCGGGTCAGCCTTGTACAGCAGGGACAGGATCATTGCGTTGATCCCGACCGACTTGCCGGAACCGGTCGTACCGGCCACCAGCAAGTGCGGCATTTTCGCCAAATCGGCCACCACCGGTTTGCCGGCAATGTCCTTGCCCAGCGCCATGGTCAATACCGACGCGCTGGCGTGGTAGACATCCGAGCCCAGAATTTCCGACAGACGGACGGTCTGGCGACGCGGATTGGGCAGTTCCAGGCCCATCAGATTCTTGCCGGGAATGGTTTCGACCACTCGGATACTGACCAAGCTGAGCGCCCGGGCAAGGTCTTTGGCCAAGCCAACCACCTGGCTGCCCTTGACCCCAACGGCAGGCTCAACCTCGTAGCGCGTGATGACCGGCCCCGCCTGCGCCGCCACCACCGAGACGCTCACGCCGAAGTCGGCCAGCTTTTTCTCGATCAGACGCGAGGTGTATTCCAGGGTTTCGGGCGGGATAGTCGCCTGTTCGCGGTCGGCAGGATCAAGCAAGTCCAGCGGCGGCAAGGTGGAATCGCCCACATCCTGGAACAGCGGACGCTGTTTTTCGTTGCTCAGCCGCTCTGCCTTGGGCACCACGGTCACACTGGGCTCAATCCTGACGGGCTCGTGGGCCAGCACCTCCTGCTTGGCCACCACGTCGACGGCGCGCTTTTGCACCGCCACTTCACCCACCTTGCGGTCTTCGCGCGCAGCCACGGCATTACGCACGCGCACCACCACCCATTCCAGCGCACCACCGATGCGCTCGGAAATCACCAGCCAGGAAAAACCGAAGAACAAGCTGGTGCCCATGGCGAACAAGGCCACCAACAGCAAAGTCCCCCCTGCCTGACCCAGACCCACGCTGCTGGCTTTCCACAGCGCCTGCCCGATCAACCCGCCCGCACCGTTCGGCAAACCGATGCTGTGACGCAACAAAAATCCGGTCAGGTGGGTGGCTTCCAGGCCCATCGAGCCCAGCAAAAGCAGGAAAAAGCCGATTGCCTGTTCCCAACGGACGCGTGGAAGTGCGTCGGCAGGGTCGGTTTTCGACAGTTGATCGGCCAAGCGCTGGTAACCAGCGTAGACCCGTTGCAGCAGCAGGATCACCCACCACCAGACGGAAAAACCGAATAAATACAGGGTTAAATCCGCCACCCAGGCACCGAAGCGCCCGCCACTGTTCAACACGCGGTCGGTCACCACAGAGTGGGACCAACCCGGATCGGTGGCGTGGTAGGTGGCGATCACCAGGGTGAGGTACGCCGCGAGGGACGCAAAAAGTATCCAGCGCGCCTCACGGGCGAGTTTGGACAGGCTGCTGGGGATAAGCCCCAGAAGAGAACGAGTCGTTGATTGCCGGGGGTTCGCGGCGGGTGCGGTGCGTGCGGTGCGTGCCATGCGCAAGATTATAGGTGGCTGACGATGCTCCCCGTCTATGGGTGCCATAGGAAAGCATGAGTACGGTGCAACGAGGTGCTACTTATAATGGGTGCTTCTTTGCATCATCCGGCCTTAACCGGCCGCAATAACCTGCCATGAGCCAAACCAAACACGCCAACGTCCTGATCCTCGGTTCAGGCCCTGCTGGCTACACCGCAGCAATCTATGCCGCGCGCGCCAACCTGAAGCCCGTGCTGGTGACCGGCATGGCCCAGGGCGGCCAACTGATGACGACGACCGAAGTCGACAACTGGCCCGCCGACGTCATGGGCGTGCAAGGCCCGGAATTGATGCAGCGCTTCCAGGAACACGCCGAGCGCTTCAACACCGAGATGATCTTCGATCACATCCACACGGTGAAGCTCGACGCACGCCCGTTCACGCTGATCGGCGATTCCGGCACCTACACCGCTGACGCCCTGATCATCGCCACCGGCGCATCGGCCAAGTACCTGGGCCTGCCCTCGGAAGAAGCCTTCATGGGCCGTGGCGTGTCGGGTTGCGCCACCTGCGACGGTTTCTTCTACAAAAACCAGGACGTGGTCGTGGTCGGCGGCGGCAACACTGCCGTGGAAGAAGCGCTGTACCTGTCGAACATCTGCCGCAAGGTGACACTGATCCATCGTCGCGACAAGTTCCGCGCCGAGCCGATCCTGGTCGACAAGCTCAACGAGAAAGTTTCGGAGGGCAAGATGGAACTGAAGGTCTTCAACGAACTGCAGGAAGTCCTGGGCGATGCATCCGGCGTGACCGGCGTGCGCATCCGCAGCACGCAAACCGGCGAAACCGAAGACCTGGCAGTGTCCGGTGCCTTCATCGCCATCGGCCACCACCCGAACACCGACATCTTCCAGGGCCAACTGGAGATGAAGGACGGCTACATCGTGACCCGCAGCGGCCTGAAAGGCCTGGCCACCATGACCTCGGTGCCCGGCGTGTTCGCCGCCGGCGACGTACAGGACAACATCTACCGTCAGGCCATCACCAGC contains these protein-coding regions:
- the lolA gene encoding outer membrane lipoprotein chaperone LolA; this translates as MRVISAVSAAFSGSVVRGALLALAIAAPLGAHAAGAVEQLRAFARDTQSASGAFSQQTRASTGRAQPAQSGQFAFQRPGKFDWRVTKPFEQRIVSDGRELFQFDPDLNQVSVRKTDAAVGASPAAILFGNGDLEKSFTVKELPARDGLDWLEAVPRSADAGFSKVEIGFKDGLPARLDLFDSFGQSTQVTLSDIRRNPSIPAGTFTFTPPAGVDVVRMGGQ
- a CDS encoding DNA translocase FtsK — its product is MARTARTAPAANPRQSTTRSLLGLIPSSLSKLAREARWILFASLAAYLTLVIATYHATDPGWSHSVVTDRVLNSGGRFGAWVADLTLYLFGFSVWWWVILLLQRVYAGYQRLADQLSKTDPADALPRVRWEQAIGFFLLLLGSMGLEATHLTGFLLRHSIGLPNGAGGLIGQALWKASSVGLGQAGGTLLLVALFAMGTSLFFGFSWLVISERIGGALEWVVVRVRNAVAAREDRKVGEVAVQKRAVDVVAKQEVLAHEPVRIEPSVTVVPKAERLSNEKQRPLFQDVGDSTLPPLDLLDPADREQATIPPETLEYTSRLIEKKLADFGVSVSVVAAQAGPVITRYEVEPAVGVKGSQVVGLAKDLARALSLVSIRVVETIPGKNLMGLELPNPRRQTVRLSEILGSDVYHASASVLTMALGKDIAGKPVVADLAKMPHLLVAGTTGSGKSVGINAMILSLLYKADPKQVRLIMIDPKMLEMSVYEGIPHLLAPVVTDMRQAANALNWCVGEMEKRYRLMSKLGVRNLSGYNGKIAEGIKKEEPIKNPFSLTPDDPEPLTELPMVVVVIDELADLMMVVGKKIEELIARLAQKARAAGIHLILATQRPSVDVITGLIKANIPTRIAFQVSSKIDSRTILDQMGAEALLGQGDMLYMPPGTGLPARVHGAFVSDEEVHRVVEQLKAQGEPAYIDGILDGAGEGETGDGLNAVTGVADAEADPMYDQAVEVVLKNRRASISLVQRHLRIGYNRAARLLEQMEQSGLVSSMQSNGNREILAPKQQEEA
- the trxB gene encoding thioredoxin-disulfide reductase: MSQTKHANVLILGSGPAGYTAAIYAARANLKPVLVTGMAQGGQLMTTTEVDNWPADVMGVQGPELMQRFQEHAERFNTEMIFDHIHTVKLDARPFTLIGDSGTYTADALIIATGASAKYLGLPSEEAFMGRGVSGCATCDGFFYKNQDVVVVGGGNTAVEEALYLSNICRKVTLIHRRDKFRAEPILVDKLNEKVSEGKMELKVFNELQEVLGDASGVTGVRIRSTQTGETEDLAVSGAFIAIGHHPNTDIFQGQLEMKDGYIVTRSGLKGLATMTSVPGVFAAGDVQDNIYRQAITSAGTGCMAALDAQKWLDGEAQ